From the genome of Chitinispirillales bacterium ANBcel5, one region includes:
- the galE gene encoding UDP-glucose 4-epimerase GalE has translation MKVLVVGGAGYIGSHVTRCLLDDGHSVSVYDNLSTGCKENLFPEATFFRGDILDYPALLNVMQTGYDAVVHLAALKAAGESMVVPQKYSLNNISGTLNLLNVCTECGTKNVVFSSSAAIYGEPKYLPIDENHPCAPENYYGFTKLEIERFLDWYSRLKPINFAALRYFNAAGYDLQGRIYGLERNPANLLPAVMEVAVGKKERIDIFGDDYDTPDGTGIRDYIHVTDLAKAHLMALNYIAQNSTNIKINLGSENGISVLEMVEMARQVTGKAVPARVVGRRAGDPARVVASSKMASSLLGWKALNSDTQSLIESTWKVYQKTL, from the coding sequence ATGAAAGTACTTGTAGTTGGTGGGGCTGGGTATATTGGGAGTCACGTGACCCGTTGCCTTCTCGATGATGGACACTCGGTAAGTGTGTACGATAACCTCTCCACCGGGTGCAAGGAAAACCTTTTTCCTGAGGCGACTTTTTTTCGAGGTGACATTCTTGATTACCCTGCACTGCTCAATGTTATGCAAACGGGATATGATGCAGTCGTTCATCTTGCAGCATTAAAAGCTGCCGGAGAGTCCATGGTTGTGCCCCAGAAGTACTCTCTTAACAACATATCAGGAACACTTAATCTGCTTAATGTCTGTACTGAATGTGGTACAAAGAACGTTGTTTTCTCATCATCTGCTGCTATTTATGGTGAACCAAAGTATTTGCCTATTGATGAGAACCATCCCTGTGCACCCGAAAACTACTATGGCTTTACCAAGCTTGAAATAGAACGTTTCCTCGATTGGTACAGTAGGCTAAAACCCATCAATTTTGCTGCGCTTAGATATTTTAATGCCGCTGGATATGATTTGCAAGGTAGGATATATGGTCTTGAACGTAATCCTGCTAATTTGCTTCCTGCAGTTATGGAAGTTGCTGTTGGTAAAAAAGAGAGAATAGACATTTTTGGTGATGATTACGATACTCCCGATGGCACGGGTATTCGTGATTACATCCATGTTACCGATTTAGCTAAAGCTCACTTAATGGCTCTTAATTATATAGCACAAAATTCAACCAATATCAAAATCAATCTGGGTAGTGAAAATGGGATTAGTGTACTTGAGATGGTTGAAATGGCCAGGCAGGTTACAGGAAAAGCCGTACCTGCTCGGGTGGTAGGGCGTAGAGCCGGGGACCCGGCCCGTGTGGTAGCTTCATCAAAAATGGCTTCCTCACTGCTTGGGTGGAAAGCTCTTAACAGCGATACACAATCCCTTATTGAAAGCACCTGGAAAGTGTACCAAAAAACGCTTTAA
- a CDS encoding S1 RNA-binding domain-containing protein: MFDKDYDDFFDEEKGVDKASEQLMEMIEKTDTSVKSFSPGSKVKGTVSRIGSEYVFVEIGAKNEAMIKISELGGAEQVSVKEGDTVEGYIVSNKGDETLISKSMSAHTADIEELRDACDKKIPVQGKVTGVNKGGLNVKVMGHRAFCPVSQIDIKFTQDVNTFLGKTYDFVISRITEGGRNIVLTRIPLLESGLKKELEKLKEAAEAKTVLKGKISKVADFGLFVQIGDLEGLVHISEVSWERAQNLSESFEIGQEVEFVILKVEEKSPLRNSKISLSIKQVFDNPWTDISTKISIGQTLDGKVTRLADFGAFVEVLPGVEGLVHVSEMAWGRRVHHPSEMVKEDQNVRVTVLSIDESKKTISLSLKDLSEDPWNGLEEKIAIGTDVAGTVAKKAKFGYFIDIFEGVTGLLVFQNIVADKRDSLKEGDSVTVHVEGIDLENRRISLSMGVSDDKKETEETKKFLQKQKKETKKESKSSTEFGAALMAALKSKK; encoded by the coding sequence ATGTTTGATAAGGATTACGATGATTTTTTTGATGAAGAAAAGGGTGTTGATAAGGCATCTGAGCAGCTTATGGAAATGATAGAGAAAACAGACACAAGTGTTAAAAGTTTTTCTCCGGGATCCAAAGTAAAAGGAACAGTAAGCAGAATCGGCTCTGAATATGTTTTTGTCGAAATAGGGGCAAAAAATGAGGCTATGATAAAAATTTCTGAATTGGGCGGTGCGGAGCAGGTAAGTGTTAAAGAGGGTGATACAGTAGAGGGCTATATAGTTTCCAACAAAGGTGATGAAACACTTATCAGCAAAAGTATGAGCGCCCACACAGCAGATATTGAGGAACTCAGAGATGCCTGTGACAAAAAGATTCCAGTACAGGGTAAAGTTACCGGAGTAAATAAAGGTGGTTTGAATGTAAAGGTGATGGGGCACAGGGCATTCTGTCCGGTTTCCCAGATTGATATAAAATTCACTCAGGATGTTAATACATTTCTGGGCAAAACGTACGATTTTGTAATCTCCCGTATCACTGAGGGTGGGCGAAACATTGTTCTAACCCGCATCCCATTGTTGGAGTCGGGCCTCAAAAAGGAGCTTGAAAAATTAAAAGAAGCTGCAGAGGCGAAAACTGTACTTAAAGGGAAAATATCAAAAGTCGCTGATTTTGGACTGTTTGTGCAGATTGGTGATTTGGAAGGCCTTGTGCATATCTCGGAGGTCTCCTGGGAAAGGGCTCAAAACCTCTCAGAATCCTTTGAAATTGGCCAGGAGGTTGAGTTTGTTATTTTGAAGGTGGAGGAAAAATCTCCTCTGCGCAACTCAAAAATATCGCTTTCAATAAAACAGGTATTTGATAATCCCTGGACAGATATTTCTACCAAAATCTCCATTGGACAGACTCTGGATGGGAAAGTGACCCGTTTGGCTGACTTTGGAGCCTTTGTGGAAGTGCTGCCAGGGGTTGAGGGATTGGTACATGTATCAGAAATGGCCTGGGGCAGAAGGGTTCACCATCCATCTGAAATGGTGAAAGAGGATCAGAATGTGCGTGTAACCGTTTTAAGTATAGATGAGAGTAAGAAAACGATCTCTTTAAGTCTCAAAGATTTGAGTGAAGATCCATGGAATGGCTTAGAAGAGAAAATCGCTATTGGTACAGATGTTGCAGGAACCGTTGCTAAAAAGGCTAAGTTTGGCTACTTTATCGATATCTTTGAAGGCGTAACAGGGCTTTTGGTATTCCAGAATATAGTAGCGGATAAAAGGGATAGTCTAAAAGAAGGTGATTCGGTTACCGTTCATGTTGAAGGCATTGACCTTGAAAACCGAAGAATATCTCTGTCGATGGGTGTTTCTGATGACAAAAAAGAAACAGAGGAAACAAAGAAATTCCTTCAGAAGCAAAAAAAAGAAACTAAAAAGGAATCCAAAAGCTCAACAGAGTTCGGGGCTGCACTGATGGCTGCGCTTAAATCTAAAAAATAG
- a CDS encoding SUMF1/EgtB/PvdO family nonheme iron enzyme codes for MADRLIFIAVLLLLFFCNLYSEDMQVDITGSVMDKNSGRPLVGATVQLINNTISAITNEEGEFQLSYVEETSVNRSLKGAYSDPVFTITKGNFIDVSISEKQNITLRILDLRGKKVNELFRGEMAKGVKSIQAPVLSSGFYIFHLQTASANYTLPVISSGSYYSPAFKSSVYSPPNPRKANLELVFPDTIFVTKAGYFIEKAETNDPFAQGVAVECVAYGDKSDMVLIESEGKTITIGYADGGSMERPVFTVNNLMDYKISRTPVRQEQFEELMGFNPSFFKDLPSNPVENVTWYDAMLYCNELSKAEGLDTFYTYSSLTRVGDNVTEVGGLQINYHLTDVYRLPTEVEWEYASRGEAATVTFWGDEDIAKYVWFSENSNNRTQPVGHRFANPFGLYDMNGNVGEWCQNYYISYAGGEMVIDHFSPRTSRRTERTYRGGSYSNSRDNIRSTFRYMMNPSSRDNRLGFRVVRSME; via the coding sequence ATGGCTGATCGGTTAATCTTTATAGCAGTTTTACTTCTTCTGTTTTTTTGTAATTTGTATTCTGAAGATATGCAGGTCGATATAACGGGATCTGTAATGGATAAGAATAGTGGCAGGCCGCTTGTTGGAGCAACTGTACAACTTATTAATAATACTATCTCTGCCATAACCAATGAAGAAGGGGAATTTCAGCTCTCCTATGTTGAAGAGACATCGGTTAATCGCAGTCTTAAAGGAGCGTATTCAGATCCGGTTTTTACTATCACTAAGGGTAATTTCATTGATGTAAGCATTTCTGAGAAACAAAATATCACTTTAAGAATTTTAGATCTCAGGGGCAAAAAAGTTAATGAACTGTTTAGGGGTGAAATGGCTAAGGGTGTTAAGAGCATTCAAGCACCTGTGTTGTCATCCGGTTTCTATATTTTTCACCTGCAAACAGCATCAGCTAATTACACTCTTCCTGTTATTTCATCGGGATCGTATTATTCCCCAGCTTTTAAGAGCTCTGTCTACTCACCCCCTAATCCAAGAAAAGCCAATTTAGAGTTAGTTTTTCCTGATACCATTTTCGTGACAAAGGCCGGTTATTTTATAGAAAAGGCCGAAACAAACGATCCCTTTGCACAGGGAGTGGCGGTTGAATGTGTCGCATATGGTGACAAATCCGATATGGTTCTTATTGAATCTGAAGGTAAAACTATTACCATCGGTTATGCTGATGGGGGTTCAATGGAGAGGCCGGTTTTCACTGTTAATAACCTGATGGATTACAAAATAAGCAGAACACCGGTGAGACAGGAGCAGTTTGAGGAGCTAATGGGCTTTAATCCCTCATTTTTTAAAGACCTTCCCAGCAACCCGGTAGAGAATGTCACCTGGTATGATGCCATGCTTTATTGCAATGAGCTTAGCAAAGCTGAAGGGCTTGATACCTTTTATACCTATTCTTCTCTTACCAGGGTGGGTGATAATGTTACTGAGGTGGGTGGTTTGCAGATAAACTATCATTTAACCGATGTTTACCGACTACCTACAGAAGTAGAGTGGGAATATGCATCCAGGGGTGAAGCGGCTACTGTTACCTTCTGGGGAGATGAAGATATTGCAAAGTATGTATGGTTTTCAGAAAACAGTAACAACAGAACCCAGCCGGTAGGCCATCGCTTTGCAAATCCTTTTGGTCTCTATGATATGAACGGAAATGTTGGAGAATGGTGTCAGAATTATTATATCTCATATGCTGGTGGAGAGATGGTTATCGACCACTTCTCCCCAAGAACTTCGCGTAGAACAGAACGGACATACAGAGGGGGTAGTTATTCAAATTCCAGGGATAACATTCGCTCTACCTTCAGATATATGATGAACCCCTCGTCCAGGGACAACAGGTTGGGATTCAGGGTAGTAAGGTCAATGGAATAG
- a CDS encoding ACT domain-containing protein — translation MAEQINVFVENKPGRLNRITRILGENNINMRAIVIADRENYGIVKILVSDPRKAHLLLSEEGFACALKKVLAVSFGDTPGSLYQLTETLSGVNVNIIDAYGFVIESSKEAVLCIEVKDYQFAKTIVEKNGYRILSDDELYEL, via the coding sequence ATGGCTGAGCAGATTAATGTTTTTGTGGAAAATAAACCGGGACGGTTAAACAGAATAACCCGTATTCTGGGTGAAAATAATATTAATATGAGAGCAATTGTCATAGCTGATCGGGAGAACTATGGCATTGTAAAGATCCTCGTTTCCGATCCTCGTAAGGCCCATCTTTTGCTATCAGAAGAAGGGTTTGCCTGTGCTTTGAAAAAAGTCCTGGCGGTATCTTTTGGCGATACACCCGGAAGCTTGTACCAGCTCACAGAAACACTTTCCGGGGTGAATGTAAATATCATCGATGCCTATGGCTTTGTTATTGAATCGAGTAAAGAAGCGGTTCTGTGTATTGAAGTTAAGGATTACCAGTTTGCCAAAACTATAGTGGAAAAGAATGGTTACAGAATTCTTTCCGATGACGAACTTTATGAACTGTAA
- a CDS encoding phenylacetate--CoA ligase yields the protein MMDVKYWNKEKETIQREALEELQLKLLRDTVDRALKTPFYRRRLGKVGIKSGSEIKTLEDIKRIPYTTKDDLREAYPFGLLSCDIKDSIRLHTSSGTTGIPTVIYHSRNDIDTWTDLMARCFVMCDVGQGDVFQNMASYGLFTGGLGFHYGAERVGALVIPSSSGNTRRQLSLMRDFGTTVVHATPSYLLHLTSQLECCGVDRAELKVKKAFMGAEPYSEETRLKVQELLQIKAYNSYGLSEMNGPGVAFECVYQDGMHVWEDSFLMEIIDPLSMEVLGEQQEGEIVFTTLRREATPLLRYRTRDLSYIHGGMCKCGRTHRRIARIKGRSDDMLIINGVNVFPSQIEEVIMGVPEVGTNYQILVKKQGQLDRLTLKTEIYSKLFTGDISQLDALKRKISERLKASITINPVIELHEPGGLPVSEGKAKRVFDERFDS from the coding sequence ATGATGGATGTTAAATACTGGAACAAAGAAAAGGAAACTATTCAGAGAGAGGCTCTTGAAGAGCTACAACTAAAGCTTCTTAGGGATACTGTCGACAGAGCACTTAAAACTCCTTTTTACAGGCGCAGATTAGGGAAAGTTGGCATAAAATCGGGCAGTGAAATAAAAACACTCGAGGATATCAAACGTATCCCGTATACCACAAAGGATGACCTTAGAGAGGCATACCCCTTTGGATTACTCTCCTGTGACATCAAGGACAGCATTCGTCTTCACACTTCAAGTGGAACAACAGGTATACCAACGGTTATTTATCATTCCAGAAACGACATAGATACCTGGACCGACCTCATGGCACGCTGTTTTGTTATGTGTGATGTTGGTCAGGGTGATGTTTTCCAGAATATGGCCAGTTATGGGCTTTTTACCGGGGGATTAGGGTTTCATTATGGAGCTGAAAGAGTGGGGGCTCTTGTTATACCCTCAAGTTCAGGAAATACCAGGCGTCAGTTGTCCCTTATGCGGGATTTCGGTACAACCGTTGTTCATGCAACACCAAGCTATCTGCTTCATTTAACATCACAGCTTGAATGTTGTGGGGTAGACAGGGCTGAGCTTAAGGTTAAAAAAGCTTTTATGGGTGCAGAGCCGTATTCAGAAGAAACGCGACTGAAAGTACAGGAGCTGCTCCAAATTAAGGCGTATAACTCCTATGGCCTTTCTGAGATGAATGGGCCTGGTGTAGCATTTGAGTGCGTTTATCAGGATGGAATGCACGTTTGGGAAGATTCGTTTCTTATGGAAATTATTGATCCTTTAAGTATGGAAGTTTTAGGTGAACAGCAGGAGGGTGAAATTGTTTTCACTACACTGAGGCGTGAAGCTACCCCTCTTCTTCGATACCGAACTCGTGATCTCTCCTATATTCATGGCGGTATGTGTAAGTGTGGCAGAACGCATAGAAGGATAGCAAGGATTAAGGGACGTTCTGACGATATGCTTATAATTAATGGGGTAAATGTGTTCCCCTCCCAGATTGAAGAGGTCATAATGGGTGTACCGGAAGTTGGTACTAATTATCAGATTTTGGTAAAAAAGCAGGGGCAACTGGACCGGTTAACACTAAAAACCGAAATTTACTCTAAACTTTTTACAGGTGATATTTCTCAATTGGATGCATTGAAAAGAAAAATAAGCGAAAGGCTGAAGGCCTCTATCACTATAAATCCTGTTATAGAATTACATGAACCTGGAGGCTTACCCGTATCTGAAGGTAAAGCAAAGCGTGTTTTTGATGAAAGATTTGACTCCTGA